One candidate division KSB1 bacterium DNA segment encodes these proteins:
- a CDS encoding T9SS type A sorting domain-containing protein: MSRRLVVFAVLSALLLVSAALASKVSSKLERGPAAKVGDGMEVVAPESAPQNTPYATRSSRSLDLVGEYYEAGTTWYDYQHNGTAGHMIGVDQLGYVQVVWMNGLNAQFNPRHAYWNIWDPATLEFGSSSGSQVNASTRAGYVAQVTNADGWSFPTFHEVTTGDPFMGTAIDFLPGSGAFTVTQPTHTTNGGGCVGGAPCQTIWPKIDQGPDGNLHVVTTEGGGGAGDPQWIFYSRGVPEYDEFDQGVQITWQDVYNGEQYMPIEQVMTIAPDVAASPWSNRVAIAYLHPRDPDFATQWNNDLYLLVSEDGGVNWNEPINVTNFPEPDFDCASGDSLVCNLDTFRLYTDCNVMFDHLDNIHVAFTTRAYFGVGGYGNAGPFTWIDESGIWHWSEEYEEFTPIVNAYYFQTIQGGTLIDVGAWQLNAQRPCLAEDTITHYFYCSYQLYDSNSYSDQFFPMGDAYVSVSCDGGRFWSEATNVTETDGGQSTPPPGSLSERDITVAKYVTYAEGQGYLHMEYVLDHDAGGIPQDEGVATLNPVVYQRIPIADIALRPLVSPYWPALHVDSTGFPGAVVELDTSDCPDAVDPSAPTLRPESFKLYQNYPNPFNPNTKILFELARDAHVSLKVYNVAGQVVATLYDDAPLSAGVRTADFSADQLASGVYMYRLDVAGQSVTKKMVLMK; the protein is encoded by the coding sequence ATGTCGCGGAGGTTAGTGGTTTTCGCAGTTCTGTCGGCCCTGCTGCTGGTTAGCGCAGCGCTGGCATCGAAGGTGAGCAGCAAGTTAGAGCGGGGTCCCGCTGCGAAAGTCGGTGACGGAATGGAAGTGGTCGCGCCGGAAAGCGCTCCGCAGAACACACCGTATGCAACCCGCTCGTCGCGGAGTCTCGATCTGGTCGGCGAATACTATGAGGCGGGTACGACCTGGTATGATTACCAGCACAACGGCACGGCCGGCCACATGATCGGTGTCGATCAGTTGGGTTACGTGCAGGTCGTGTGGATGAATGGATTGAACGCTCAGTTTAATCCGCGTCACGCGTATTGGAACATCTGGGATCCGGCGACGCTGGAATTCGGTTCGTCCTCCGGCAGCCAGGTGAATGCCTCAACCCGCGCCGGATATGTCGCGCAGGTGACCAATGCCGACGGCTGGAGCTTCCCAACGTTTCACGAAGTCACGACCGGCGACCCGTTCATGGGCACCGCCATCGACTTCCTCCCGGGCTCGGGAGCGTTCACAGTAACTCAGCCGACCCACACCACCAATGGCGGTGGCTGCGTCGGCGGGGCGCCTTGTCAGACCATTTGGCCCAAGATCGATCAGGGTCCGGATGGCAATCTGCATGTGGTGACGACCGAGGGCGGCGGCGGGGCCGGTGATCCGCAGTGGATCTTCTACTCGCGTGGCGTTCCTGAGTACGATGAATTCGATCAGGGAGTCCAGATCACGTGGCAGGACGTCTATAACGGCGAGCAGTATATGCCGATCGAGCAGGTGATGACCATTGCGCCGGATGTCGCGGCTTCCCCGTGGTCGAACCGTGTCGCGATCGCCTATCTGCATCCGCGCGATCCCGATTTCGCGACGCAGTGGAACAACGACCTGTATCTTCTCGTTTCCGAGGACGGCGGCGTTAACTGGAACGAGCCGATCAACGTGACGAACTTCCCCGAGCCGGACTTCGACTGCGCCAGCGGCGATTCGCTGGTCTGCAATCTGGACACGTTCCGTCTCTACACGGACTGCAACGTGATGTTCGATCACCTCGATAACATCCACGTCGCGTTCACGACCCGCGCTTATTTCGGCGTCGGTGGCTACGGCAATGCCGGTCCGTTCACGTGGATCGACGAGTCCGGTATCTGGCATTGGTCAGAGGAGTATGAAGAGTTCACTCCGATTGTGAACGCGTACTACTTCCAGACGATTCAGGGTGGAACCCTGATCGACGTTGGCGCCTGGCAATTGAACGCACAGCGTCCGTGCCTTGCGGAAGATACAATCACCCATTACTTCTACTGCTCGTACCAGTTGTATGACAGCAACTCCTACAGCGACCAGTTCTTCCCGATGGGCGATGCCTATGTCTCGGTGTCTTGCGACGGCGGACGGTTCTGGTCTGAAGCCACGAACGTTACGGAGACCGATGGCGGTCAGAGCACGCCTCCTCCGGGAAGCCTCTCCGAGCGCGACATCACGGTCGCCAAGTACGTAACGTACGCCGAAGGCCAGGGCTATTTGCACATGGAATACGTGCTGGATCACGATGCCGGCGGTATTCCGCAGGATGAAGGCGTCGCGACCCTCAACCCGGTTGTGTATCAGCGAATTCCGATCGCCGATATCGCGCTGCGTCCGCTCGTGAGTCCCTACTGGCCCGCGCTGCACGTGGACTCGACCGGTTTCCCGGGCGCGGTAGTGGAGCTGGATACGTCAGACTGCCCGGATGCCGTCGATCCGTCGGCTCCCACGCTTCGTCCCGAGTCGTTCAAGCTTTATCAGAACTACCCGAATCCGTTCAATCCGAACACCAAGATTCTGTTCGAGCTGGCTCGCGATGCCCATGTGTCTTTGAAGGTTTACAACGTGGCCGGACAGGTGGTCGCCACGCTTTATGACGATGCTCCCTTGTCGGCCGGTGTCCGCACCGCTGATTTCAGCGCGGACCAGCTGGCCAGCGGCGTGTACATGTACCGTCTTGATGTCGCCGGACAGTCGGTGACCAAGAAGATGGTCTTGATGAAGTAA
- a CDS encoding prepilin peptidase produces MVGTPWGPLPVGLVYGLTGFLGLCLGSFANVLIYRLPREESLVTPPSRCPACSRRIKPWENIPVLSYLLLGGRCAGCKVRISIRYPLIELASGILAVGAVHRFGFSYAGVAHGLLFIALLSLVLIDLEHWLLPFAITIPMAVIGLIGALFFELRPIPDALIGMLVGGGIFLLMLIGGKWLFKKDAMGGGDVVFGIMAGSFLGWKLVLLMVFFASLLGTLVALPLLVTGKDLSGKMIPFGPFLAIALVVCLFFGEPALQWYTHLILR; encoded by the coding sequence ATGGTCGGTACGCCTTGGGGACCGCTGCCGGTTGGGCTGGTGTACGGCCTCACCGGGTTCCTCGGCCTCTGTTTGGGCAGCTTCGCCAACGTACTGATTTATCGTCTTCCCCGGGAGGAGTCCTTAGTGACTCCTCCTTCTCGTTGTCCGGCCTGCAGCCGGAGGATAAAACCTTGGGAGAATATTCCCGTCCTGAGCTACCTCCTCTTGGGCGGGAGGTGTGCCGGGTGCAAGGTTCGGATTTCGATCCGGTATCCGCTGATTGAGCTGGCCAGTGGGATTCTTGCAGTGGGCGCTGTGCACAGATTTGGCTTCTCGTACGCAGGAGTTGCGCACGGACTACTCTTCATTGCACTGTTGAGTCTGGTGCTGATCGACCTCGAGCACTGGCTCCTCCCATTTGCGATCACGATTCCGATGGCGGTGATCGGACTGATCGGCGCCCTCTTCTTCGAGCTGCGGCCCATCCCGGACGCGCTGATCGGGATGCTGGTCGGTGGGGGTATCTTCTTGTTAATGTTGATCGGAGGGAAGTGGTTGTTCAAGAAGGACGCCATGGGCGGTGGTGACGTAGTGTTCGGGATCATGGCCGGATCGTTCCTCGGCTGGAAGCTCGTCTTGCTGATGGTGTTCTTCGCCTCGCTGCTTGGCACACTTGTAGCTTTACCTCTGCTCGTGACCGGCAAGGATCTGTCGGGCAAAATGATCCCGTTTGGCCCGTTCCTGGCCATCGCGCTGGTCGTCTGCCTCTTCTTCGGCGAGCCTGCCCTACAATGGTACACCCACCTGATCCTGCGCTAA
- a CDS encoding type II secretion system F family protein has product MPTYSYVIKDANGNRVEDNLRATSYEAAVDSLRKKGASQIVSVREIRGGLAVDEMTVGEQVGLAIYRFRTRIPLRTLVFFTRQLSTMFSAGLTIEKSITNLLTEERNYRFKKVLVQVSTDLKKGFALSEALAKHPGVYSNLYVALVHAGEVSGNLHVILQQLSDYLENVSDTRRKVVSAMSYPVFSVVFLSGVITFLMIVVVPMFKDVYDKFGAKLPLATRTLMNISNIVTHNFFFVFMVVLACLAGLWVLTKTKQGGLAWDTFKLRFPIFGGLLMSAIMDKFARTFGILIGSGVPVLEALAHAVRVVDNRVIANGLRQASGLIKDGFAISVALKKSGVIPPIVVQLIQTGEETGEINRLLEKVAEFYTKQVDATIGRLTSLIEPLLIILIGGVIGIILIAIYLPVFMLGRAVQSGA; this is encoded by the coding sequence ATGCCGACTTACAGCTACGTCATTAAGGACGCGAATGGGAATCGCGTGGAGGACAACCTTCGCGCCACCAGCTACGAGGCCGCGGTAGATTCGCTGCGCAAGAAGGGCGCGTCGCAGATTGTTTCCGTGCGTGAGATTCGCGGGGGGCTGGCCGTTGACGAAATGACCGTCGGCGAACAGGTCGGTCTGGCGATTTATCGCTTCCGTACGCGAATTCCGTTGCGCACATTGGTGTTCTTTACACGGCAGCTTTCCACGATGTTCTCCGCCGGTCTGACGATTGAGAAGTCGATCACAAACCTGCTGACTGAAGAGCGGAATTACCGTTTCAAGAAGGTGCTGGTGCAAGTCTCGACGGACCTGAAGAAGGGCTTCGCGCTCTCCGAGGCGCTGGCGAAGCACCCTGGCGTGTATTCCAACCTGTATGTCGCTCTGGTGCATGCCGGCGAGGTGTCCGGTAATCTGCATGTGATTCTGCAACAGCTGTCGGATTACCTCGAAAACGTGTCGGATACGCGCCGCAAGGTCGTGTCCGCCATGAGCTATCCGGTGTTTTCCGTGGTCTTTCTGAGCGGCGTCATTACCTTCCTGATGATCGTGGTCGTGCCGATGTTCAAGGATGTTTACGATAAGTTCGGCGCGAAACTGCCGCTGGCGACGCGCACGCTCATGAATATCTCGAACATTGTCACGCACAACTTCTTCTTTGTGTTCATGGTCGTGCTGGCGTGCCTGGCGGGCTTGTGGGTCCTGACCAAGACCAAGCAGGGCGGTTTGGCGTGGGATACCTTCAAGCTTCGCTTTCCGATCTTCGGCGGTCTGCTGATGAGTGCAATCATGGACAAGTTCGCGCGCACGTTCGGGATTCTGATCGGATCGGGCGTCCCGGTGCTCGAAGCGCTGGCGCATGCCGTGCGCGTGGTGGACAATCGCGTGATTGCAAACGGCCTGCGGCAGGCAAGTGGCTTGATCAAGGACGGTTTCGCGATTTCGGTGGCGCTCAAGAAATCCGGCGTCATTCCGCCGATCGTCGTGCAGTTGATTCAGACGGGCGAAGAAACCGGCGAAATCAACCGGCTGTTGGAAAAAGTCGCGGAGTTCTATACGAAGCAGGTGGATGCGACGATCGGCCGCCTCACCTCCCTGATTGAACCGCTGCTGATTATCCTGATCGGTGGCGTGATCGGCATCATTTTGATCGCGATCTACCTGCCGGTCTTTATGCTCGGTCGCGCGGTCCAGTCGGGAGCGTAG
- the tadA gene encoding Flp pilus assembly complex ATPase component TadA encodes MREKIGEILIRHGHINNQQLQDGLARQKDSRKRIGETLVALGHASEEIVYKCLAEQWRIPFVSAEKIQSSDKDAVAVVPEAFARQHVLIPIEHTESVLVVAMADPDDIEAEDRLKMLTKKDLEIRIAAPGAIFATIENAYVKQRKADEVSEALGDLQFFAQSDEDEEGLVDMTRTMGIEDAPVVKLVNLMIADAIKERATDIHIEAFEEGIVVRFRIDGVLAEVMRPPKASHPGIVSRIKILSKLNIAEKRLPQDGRFTVKTAVKEIDMRVSILPTVGGEKIVLRLLDKSSFAYSLATLGFDEELLVIFRRWIRQPYGMIIISGPTGAGKTTTLFAALQEIKSEEDNITTVEDPVEYHIPGVNQVQTKAMIGLTFANSLRSILRQDPDKLLIGEIRDEETADIAVKFALTGHLVFSTVHANDAPSTITRLLDIGVPPFLCGSCLNLVMAQRLVRKICSHCKEEWQPDDNELALIMLDRKMAEGKKFYRGRGCAHCRNTGYHGRTGIFEMLEMKQNVRRLVFDNSNQEDIRTLAMSNGMYTLREAALRKIFRGETTIHEMLRVTVQDY; translated from the coding sequence ATGCGTGAAAAAATCGGCGAAATTCTGATTCGCCATGGCCACATCAACAATCAGCAGTTGCAGGACGGCTTGGCGCGTCAGAAGGACTCGCGCAAGCGGATCGGCGAGACCTTGGTCGCGCTCGGTCACGCATCTGAGGAAATCGTTTACAAGTGTCTGGCGGAGCAATGGCGGATTCCGTTTGTCTCCGCGGAAAAGATTCAGTCGTCCGACAAGGACGCGGTGGCCGTCGTGCCCGAGGCGTTTGCCCGCCAGCATGTGCTGATCCCGATCGAACACACGGAATCCGTGCTCGTAGTCGCCATGGCCGATCCGGATGACATCGAGGCCGAAGACCGGCTGAAGATGCTCACCAAGAAGGACCTGGAGATCCGCATCGCGGCGCCCGGCGCGATCTTCGCGACGATTGAGAACGCGTACGTCAAGCAGCGCAAGGCCGACGAGGTTTCCGAGGCCCTTGGCGATTTGCAGTTCTTCGCGCAGTCGGACGAGGACGAAGAGGGCCTGGTGGACATGACGCGCACGATGGGCATCGAAGACGCCCCGGTCGTGAAACTTGTCAACCTGATGATCGCCGATGCCATCAAGGAGCGCGCCACCGATATTCACATCGAGGCGTTCGAAGAGGGCATCGTCGTGCGCTTCCGGATCGACGGCGTGCTGGCGGAGGTCATGCGGCCGCCGAAGGCCTCCCATCCCGGGATCGTTTCGCGGATCAAGATTTTGTCCAAGCTGAATATCGCGGAGAAGCGTCTGCCGCAGGACGGTCGGTTCACCGTGAAGACGGCCGTGAAGGAAATCGACATGCGTGTGTCGATCCTGCCCACGGTCGGCGGCGAGAAGATCGTGTTGCGGTTGCTCGACAAGAGCAGCTTCGCTTACAGTCTCGCGACGCTTGGCTTCGATGAGGAACTGCTGGTAATTTTCCGTCGCTGGATTCGCCAGCCGTACGGCATGATCATCATCTCCGGACCGACCGGCGCCGGCAAGACGACGACGCTGTTCGCCGCCTTGCAGGAGATCAAGAGCGAAGAGGACAACATCACGACGGTGGAGGATCCGGTCGAGTATCATATTCCCGGCGTGAATCAGGTGCAGACGAAGGCCATGATCGGTTTGACTTTCGCCAACTCGCTGCGCTCGATTCTGCGTCAGGACCCGGACAAGCTGTTGATCGGCGAGATTCGCGACGAGGAAACCGCCGACATCGCGGTGAAGTTCGCGCTCACGGGCCACCTCGTGTTCTCGACGGTTCACGCGAACGACGCGCCCTCGACGATTACGCGTCTCCTGGATATCGGTGTGCCGCCGTTCCTCTGCGGATCGTGCCTGAATCTCGTGATGGCGCAGCGTCTGGTCCGCAAGATCTGCTCGCACTGTAAGGAAGAGTGGCAGCCCGACGACAACGAGCTGGCGCTGATCATGCTCGATCGCAAAATGGCGGAGGGCAAGAAGTTCTACCGTGGCCGCGGTTGCGCGCACTGCCGCAACACGGGCTATCACGGGCGGACGGGCATCTTCGAGATGCTGGAGATGAAGCAGAATGTCCGGCGGCTGGTGTTTGACAACTCGAACCAGGAAGATATTCGCACGCTGGCGATGTCCAACGGGATGTACACGCTACGCGAGGCGGCGTTGCGCAAGATCTTCCGCGGCGAGACGACGATTCACGAGATGCTGCGCGTGACGGTTCAGGATTACTAA
- a CDS encoding SLBB domain-containing protein gives MSATGARTGLIVVALVCLTCTLLGQIPSGGSSMSPGGSPNDLQSLLSRSAGLPAKSGEVFFEGAVNPDEYVVGPGDQFMLYFWKPTYSEVSATVNAEGELAVPLVGMVRVADRTLNRAKAEIDEAVARSMRIAAVSSSLVTPRRFRVHVTGAVNFPGTYVVRATDRIADAIDAAGGFARTVSFSKDGIDSANIGSLRQIAVVNRDGSLSGTADLALFFRSGVTSANPLLRDGQSINVPEKTDGGPSITVTGSVRSGGSFEWKQSDDLGTAIKLAGGLSETADGRSIQVIGRSGGPKSLDIVTTPGLLTTKLAPGDHVLVVGAPDTSRIGSVLISGEVAHPGGYAVTSGETTLRDILASAGGLLPTAAAQSARLIRDPKQDPLLPERDRILAELFRSSQVISLENDPGLAAEFARWDYSTVVLDLSHAESLNNEAGDIVLHSGDRLEIPRTPLGVRVVGAVNEAGEVAWQADEDIRYYIDAAGGKNKGGWVHRAMIIKARNGSQIRYQSSLPIDPGDLIYVPPKPAYASAWNSFKDFIATAAQVATVVLVVQQTTK, from the coding sequence TTGAGTGCCACCGGCGCGCGGACGGGCCTGATCGTCGTCGCGCTGGTGTGCCTGACTTGTACGTTGCTGGGGCAAATACCCTCGGGCGGTTCTTCGATGAGTCCGGGTGGCTCACCTAACGATCTACAGTCGCTCTTGTCGAGGTCAGCCGGCCTGCCTGCGAAGTCCGGTGAGGTGTTCTTTGAAGGCGCGGTCAATCCCGACGAGTATGTGGTCGGTCCCGGCGATCAGTTCATGCTGTATTTCTGGAAGCCGACTTACAGCGAAGTTTCGGCCACCGTCAACGCCGAGGGCGAACTGGCCGTGCCGCTGGTTGGGATGGTTCGGGTTGCCGATCGCACGTTGAACCGCGCGAAAGCGGAGATTGATGAAGCGGTCGCCCGATCCATGCGGATTGCCGCGGTGTCCTCGTCGCTGGTTACTCCCCGCCGGTTTCGCGTACATGTGACGGGCGCAGTCAACTTTCCGGGAACCTACGTCGTGCGGGCGACGGACCGGATCGCCGATGCGATTGACGCAGCGGGCGGGTTCGCCCGAACGGTCTCCTTCTCGAAGGACGGGATCGACTCGGCCAATATTGGCTCCCTGCGCCAGATTGCCGTGGTGAATCGTGACGGTTCCCTCTCGGGCACGGCCGATCTTGCCCTCTTCTTCCGGTCCGGAGTCACGTCTGCCAATCCGTTGCTGCGTGACGGTCAGTCGATCAACGTTCCGGAGAAGACCGACGGCGGTCCGTCAATCACCGTCACGGGTAGCGTTCGCAGCGGCGGGTCTTTTGAGTGGAAACAGAGCGACGATCTGGGCACCGCCATTAAACTTGCGGGCGGCCTTAGTGAAACCGCGGATGGCCGATCTATACAGGTGATTGGACGGTCCGGTGGACCGAAGTCGCTGGATATCGTCACGACACCGGGCCTGTTGACGACAAAGCTTGCTCCCGGCGATCACGTACTGGTGGTGGGAGCGCCGGATACCAGTCGGATCGGTTCCGTACTAATTTCCGGCGAAGTCGCGCATCCCGGCGGTTATGCCGTGACGAGCGGCGAGACCACTCTGCGGGACATCTTGGCTTCGGCGGGTGGGTTGCTGCCCACGGCGGCGGCGCAGTCCGCGCGGTTGATTCGCGATCCGAAGCAGGACCCGCTGCTGCCCGAGCGGGACCGCATTCTTGCCGAGTTGTTTCGGTCTTCGCAGGTAATCAGTCTTGAAAACGATCCCGGTCTGGCGGCTGAGTTTGCGCGTTGGGACTATTCGACCGTCGTGCTCGACCTCAGTCATGCGGAATCGCTGAATAATGAAGCCGGCGATATCGTGCTGCACAGCGGCGACCGGCTCGAGATTCCGCGGACTCCGCTCGGTGTACGAGTGGTCGGAGCGGTCAACGAAGCCGGCGAAGTCGCCTGGCAAGCGGACGAGGACATCCGCTATTACATCGACGCGGCCGGCGGCAAGAACAAGGGGGGTTGGGTGCATCGGGCCATGATCATCAAGGCCCGCAACGGTTCGCAGATCCGCTACCAGTCGTCGCTGCCGATCGATCCGGGTGATCTGATTTACGTTCCGCCGAAGCCGGCCTATGCGTCGGCGTGGAATTCGTTCAAGGATTTTATCGCGACCGCGGCGCAAGTGGCGACGGTGGTCCTGGTCGTTCAACAGACAACCAAGTAA
- the pilO gene encoding type 4a pilus biogenesis protein PilO: MRKVLIGLILLAVAGLGFYYYQKLTYAPLPAKVRELDRQIQQENEKLIAAQIIANELKQVTRLIEGNLAQSARDSLAEDASLPFMNQVTDILRQYDINLVTIEPGRRKNFADYIQTPYSLEVMTSYKSLVNFLNDIERSNRLVTVDNLDLTSTVKKVQALAKNGELEKRPMKITMSTLTLIKHK, translated from the coding sequence ATGAGAAAAGTACTGATTGGGCTGATATTGCTGGCGGTGGCGGGTCTGGGGTTCTATTACTACCAGAAGCTGACCTACGCGCCGCTGCCGGCCAAGGTTCGCGAGCTGGATCGTCAGATTCAGCAGGAAAATGAGAAGCTGATCGCCGCGCAGATCATCGCCAACGAGTTGAAGCAGGTGACGCGGCTGATCGAGGGCAATTTGGCGCAGTCGGCGCGGGATTCGCTGGCGGAGGACGCGTCGCTGCCGTTCATGAATCAAGTCACGGACATTCTGCGTCAGTACGACATCAATCTGGTGACGATTGAGCCGGGCCGCCGCAAGAATTTCGCGGATTATATCCAGACGCCGTATTCGCTGGAAGTCATGACGAGCTACAAGTCGCTGGTGAATTTCCTCAACGATATCGAGCGCTCGAACCGGCTGGTCACGGTGGACAATCTGGATTTGACCAGCACGGTGAAGAAGGTCCAGGCGCTGGCCAAGAACGGCGAGTTGGAGAAGCGCCCGATGAAGATCACGATGTCGACGTTGACGTTGATCAAACACAAGTAA
- a CDS encoding PilN domain-containing protein encodes MVKQFTINLNKGEGEVILKQRKQERRSYLVLGLLTLVFVVLGGMTWAQTAAMRDVVQSRQQKLERIRFELDSLKREGTKVSKDDVSSLAKLENDRFLWARRLEKLAEILPAGMAVTGLDYQNKVFRIQAVAQVDSNIKEFEVISKFIELLKGTPEFRHGLHEIRFDQSLRKVVEDQDALIFSIECLTADPDAKKKAAVNRDTKTGINF; translated from the coding sequence ATGGTCAAACAGTTTACTATTAACCTGAACAAGGGTGAGGGTGAGGTCATCCTCAAGCAGCGCAAGCAGGAACGGCGTTCCTATCTGGTGTTGGGCTTGCTCACCCTGGTGTTCGTTGTGCTCGGCGGGATGACCTGGGCGCAGACGGCGGCGATGCGCGACGTCGTGCAGTCGCGGCAGCAGAAGTTGGAGCGCATTCGATTCGAACTTGACAGCTTGAAGCGTGAGGGCACCAAGGTTTCCAAAGACGATGTGTCCTCACTCGCCAAGCTGGAGAATGATCGCTTCCTCTGGGCTCGGCGGCTGGAGAAGCTGGCCGAGATCTTGCCGGCGGGCATGGCCGTTACCGGCTTGGACTACCAAAACAAGGTGTTCAGGATTCAGGCGGTCGCGCAGGTTGACTCCAACATCAAGGAGTTCGAAGTCATATCGAAGTTCATCGAGCTGCTCAAGGGGACGCCCGAGTTTCGCCACGGCCTCCACGAAATTCGCTTCGATCAATCACTGCGCAAGGTCGTCGAAGATCAGGATGCCTTGATCTTCTCGATTGAGTGCCTGACCGCGGATCCCGACGCCAAGAAGAAGGCGGCGGTCAATCGCGACACCAAGACCGGAATCAACTTCTAA
- the pilM gene encoding pilus assembly protein PilM → MFGLNSNLRVGLDIGSHAIKLVLTEKGSHGRSKLVKALTRNIYTGQEKYDPDGPKKTAVVPLILEMFQEAGVRPKRVHHLGSSIGGLNQAAKEIKTLQMPEEEMASGILQEARKHLPLDGSETVVDYQIIGEDTKDADKVRVLIAATTKRVFDAHLDILHELELKPGVVDLEPLASLNSYLSTSELPDDGVVVFLNIGARRTNLVIIGRKDPFFSRDLPVGGWAFSDEIMKKLNVKFTEAEEIKRTQGIGAKGVKVVGGESAGDGLSLADKPAIDKLSDEVNRSLRYYVKETGQSFFTRMELVGGVAESLELCDYLAEKFSIEVRPFDPFAHVEGSSEVRSRYQFAAAVGLAARAQAI, encoded by the coding sequence GTGTTTGGTTTGAACTCGAACCTGCGAGTGGGCCTCGATATCGGCTCGCACGCGATCAAATTGGTGCTGACCGAGAAGGGCAGTCACGGCCGTTCCAAGCTGGTGAAGGCGCTTACCCGGAATATTTACACGGGTCAGGAGAAGTATGACCCGGATGGTCCCAAGAAGACCGCGGTCGTTCCGCTGATTCTGGAGATGTTCCAGGAGGCCGGCGTTCGTCCGAAGCGCGTGCATCATCTGGGCAGCTCGATTGGCGGTCTCAATCAGGCGGCCAAGGAGATCAAGACGCTGCAAATGCCGGAAGAGGAGATGGCCTCGGGCATTCTTCAGGAGGCCCGCAAGCATCTTCCGCTGGATGGCAGTGAGACCGTGGTGGACTACCAGATCATCGGCGAGGATACGAAAGACGCGGACAAGGTGCGCGTGTTGATCGCCGCGACCACCAAGCGCGTATTCGATGCTCATCTGGACATCCTGCATGAGCTGGAGCTCAAGCCCGGCGTCGTGGACCTCGAACCGCTCGCCTCGCTCAATTCCTATCTCTCGACCAGTGAGTTGCCCGACGACGGCGTGGTGGTGTTTCTCAATATTGGCGCCCGGCGCACGAACCTCGTGATCATCGGCCGCAAGGATCCGTTTTTCAGCCGCGATCTGCCGGTCGGCGGCTGGGCCTTCAGCGACGAGATTATGAAGAAGTTGAACGTGAAGTTTACGGAGGCCGAGGAGATCAAGCGCACGCAGGGCATCGGGGCCAAGGGCGTAAAAGTCGTGGGCGGCGAGAGCGCGGGCGACGGCCTGTCGCTGGCGGATAAGCCGGCGATCGACAAGCTCAGTGATGAAGTGAACCGGTCGCTCCGCTATTACGTGAAGGAGACCGGCCAGAGCTTTTTCACCCGGATGGAGCTGGTCGGCGGCGTCGCCGAGAGTCTCGAGCTCTGCGATTATCTGGCGGAGAAGTTCAGCATCGAAGTTCGGCCGTTCGATCCCTTTGCCCACGTTGAAGGATCGAGCGAGGTTCGCAGTCGATATCAATTTGCCGCGGCGGTGGGGCTGGCGGCTCGCGCGCAAGCGATTTGA